The following coding sequences lie in one Spinacia oleracea cultivar Varoflay chromosome 1, BTI_SOV_V1, whole genome shotgun sequence genomic window:
- the LOC110803020 gene encoding aspartic proteinase CDR1-like — translation MYSFIFLIVSLINSLDQCFGSSPSLPPGKPSSGDILFSAPLIHRSSPESPFYDPDYTRAKHIQDGVITSVARSRYFSQLSALAKDYVAAPLSGWNLLMKYTLGTPAVTSYGIFDTGSSFTWIQCRPCVHCYKQGNYTVFNPQNSSTYRQVQCTDQEYCSMAPGHTCGSNNSEDPDFPFCVYHTSYRDKSSRGVVSTETLTLSAENTSRTMDNMVFGCGHDNHDVSHSPGIVGVGNQSASLVRQLTVSHFSHYVFANGTHIRGVAHFGPGAFTSDVGMTTPLLPNGYGVYYLNLTGISVDGSEVNLPAGIFEKSKDENGTDVGFIIDSGASYTMLRGEAFDILVSVIMDVMSEYTPESTEHFELCYRDISDAPEVVFHFNGLDYMLCDANLWIRHSGLYCLAMIRLKESEGKVSILGFHQQRNVHIGYDLENNLLSLVYSGACPDDAVDFLEG, via the coding sequence ATGTACTCCTTTATCTTTCTAATTGTAAGCTTAATCAACTCCCTTGATCAGTGTTTTGGTTCTTCACCATCTCTTCCGCCGGGGAAACCTAGTAGTGGTGATATCCTCTTCTCAGCACCCCTCATCCATCGTAGCTCACCAGAATCTCCCTTCTATGACCCAGACTACACGCGAGCAAAACACATACAAGATGGAGTCATCACCTCTGTAGCAAGAAGCCGCTACTTCAGCCAACTCAGTGCGCTGGCAAAAGACTATGTCGCGGCCCCACTTTCTGGGTGGAACTTGCTCATGAAGTACACTCTGGGAACACCAGCAGTCACTAGTTATGGTATCTTTGACACTGGAAGCAGCTTTACCTGGATCCAGTGTCGTCCATGTGTTCATTGCTATAAGCAAGGAAATTACACGGTTTTTAACCCACAAAACTCGTCTACATACCGACAAGTCCAATGTACAGATCAAGAGTATTGTTCCATGGCACCAGGGCATACATGTGGGAGCAATAACTCTGAAGACCCTGATTTCCCCTTCTGTGTCTATCATACTTCCTACAGGGACAAATCATCAAGAGGGGTAGTCTCGACAGAAACCCTAACTCTATCAGCCGAGAATACCTCAAGGACTATGGACAACATGGTTTTTGGTTGCGGTCATGACAACCATGATGTAAGCCATAGTCCTGGAATTGTAGGGGTAGGCAACCAGAGTGCCTCCCTCGTCCGTCAATTAACTGTCTCTCACTTCTCCCACTATGTCTTCGCCAATGGGACCCACATCCGGGGGGTAGCCCACTTTGGGCCCGGAGCATTCACGTCAGACGTTGGGATGACAACACCCCTTTTGCCTAACGGTTATGGGGTCTATTACCTAAACCTCACAGGGATCAGTGTGGATGGGTCAGAAGTGAACCTTCCAGCAGGGATTTTCGAGAAATCTAAAGATGAGAACGGAACAGATGTTGGATTTATCATAGACTCAGGAGCCTCATATACAATGCTACGAGGTGAAGCTTTTGACATCTTGGTGAGTGTTATCATGGATGTTATGTCTGAGTATACCCCGGAAAGCACTGAGCATTTCGAGTTATGCTACAGGGATATTAGTGATGCTCCAGAGGTGGTGTTCCACTTCAATGGCCTAGACTACATGTTATGTGATGCAAATTTATGGATAAGACACTCTGGGTTATATTGTCTGGCTATGATCAGGCTCAAAGAAAGTGAGGGTAAGGTGTCGATATTAGGATTTCACCAGCAAAGGAATGTTCATATTGGGTATGATCTGGAAAACAACTTGCTAAGTTTAGTCTATTCAGGAGCTTGTCCTGATGACGCTGTCGATTTTCTGGAAGGGTAA
- the LOC110803054 gene encoding dehydrodolichyl diphosphate synthase 2 isoform X1: MAAKSTNYALNFQNTVTNTINQPKMLSLHLPPTTTFSFSLLKSNPQKPTNHLIFHFNSSLSSSSSRKFEKLPFGIASAAPTASKVGPAEAEEEEVELPAGLQREAMPRHVAVIMDGNVRWAKQRGLPGGMGHEAGVRSLRQMVELCGKWGIKVLTVFAFSCDNWVRPQVEVDFLMSLFEKGIKSELDNFIRQGIRISVIGDPSKLPKSLQKLIADAEETTKDFTNFQLIVAVSYSGKYDIIQACKNIAQKVKDGDVEVEEIDETLIEQELETNCTEYPYPDLLIRTSGELRVSNFLLWQLAYTELFFVRALWPDFGEDEFVEALRSFQQRNRRYGGRDLQESSAANR, encoded by the exons ATGGCGGCAAAATCAACTAACTACGCACTGAATTTCCAAAATACAGTTACAAACACAATTAACCAACCAAAAATGTTATCCCTCCACCTCCCACCTACAACAACTTTctcattctctctcctaaaatccAACCCTCAAAAACCCACTAATCATCTCATTTTCCACTTCAACTCTTccctctcttcttcttcttcccgtAAATTCGAGAAGCTTCCTTTCGGAATCGCCTCGGCGGCTCCCACTGCCTCCAAAGTGGGACCCGCCGAGGCGGAGGAGGAAGAGGTGGAGCTGCCAGCGGGGTTGCAGCGAGAAGCGATGCCCCGGCACGTGGCGGTGATAATGGATGGGAATGTGAGGTGGGCCAAGCAAAGGGGGTTGCCTGGGGGTATGGGGCATGAAGCAGGGGTGAGATCGTTGAGGCAGATGGTGGAGTTATGTGGGAAATGGGGTATCAAAGTTCTGACTGTCTTTGCCTTCTCCTGTGATAATTGGGTTCGCCCACAA GTGGAGGTTGATTTTCTAATGAGCTTGTTCGAGAAAGGAATTAAATCTGAATTAGACAACTTTATCAG GCAAGGCATCAGGATATCAGTAATCGGAGACCCTTCAAAGCTCCCAAAATCCTTACAGAAACTAATAGCTGATGCAGAAGAAACCACTAAAGATTTCACAAACTTTCAACTAATTGTCGCGGTTAGTTACAGTGGTAAATACGACATCATACAAGCGTGCAAGAACATTGCTCAGAAAGTGAAAGACGGTGATGTTGAAGTAGAAGAGATCGATGAAACATTGATTGAACAAGAACTCGAGACTAACTGTACTGAGTATCCTTACCCTGACCTGTTAATAAGAACTAGTGGTGAGTTGAGGGTCAGTAATTTCTTGCTTTGGCAATTGGCTTACACTGAGCTGTTTTTTGTGAGGGCTCTTTGGCCTGATTTTGGAGAAGATGAGTTTGTCGAGGCTTTGAGGTCGTTTCAGCAAAGAAATAGACGTTATGGTGGCCGAGATTTACAGGAATCAAGTGCTGCTAATcgataa
- the LOC110803054 gene encoding cis-prenyltransferase 4, chloroplastic isoform X2 translates to MIIYVVINIEKLQFGKNCKNNSKSIMFSFHHPLITTTTKLSLPSHLHPSLQSSPMRRSPISAGSYTEIENDGEVELSMPPGLRREAMPRHVAMIMDGNMRWAKQKGLPGSAGHVAGVKSLTKVVELCIKWGIKVLTVFGFSIDNWLRSKVEVDFLMSLFEKGIKSELDNFIRQGIRISVIGDPSKLPKSLQKLIADAEETTKDFTNFQLIVAVSYSGKYDIIQACKNIAQKVKDGDVEVEEIDETLIEQELETNCTEYPYPDLLIRTSGELRVSNFLLWQLAYTELFFVRALWPDFGEDEFVEALRSFQQRNRRYGGRDLQESSAANR, encoded by the exons ATGATTATATATGTTGTTATTAACATTGAGAAATTACAATTTGGGAAAAATTGCAAAAATAATAGTAAGTCAATAATGTTCTCCTTCCACCACCCTCTTattaccaccaccaccaaattGTCTCTCCCCTCACACTTGCACCCTTCCCTGCAATCATCTCCTATGAGAAGAAGTCCTATTTCGGCCGGTTCGTACACGGAAATCGAGAATGACGGGGAGGTGGAGCTTAGTATGCCACCGGGGTTACGACGAGAAGCAATGCCGCGACACGTGGCAATGATAATGGATGGGAATATGAGGTGGGCTAAGCAGAAGGGGTTGCCTGGGAGTGCAGGCCATGTTGCTGGAGTTAAGTCTTTGACAAAAGTGGTGGAATTATGCATAAAATGGGGTATCAAAGTTCTTACTGTCTTTGGTTTCTCCATTGATAATTGGCTTCGTTCCAAA GTGGAGGTTGATTTTCTAATGAGCTTGTTCGAGAAAGGAATTAAATCTGAATTAGACAACTTTATCAG GCAAGGCATCAGGATATCAGTAATCGGAGACCCTTCAAAGCTCCCAAAATCCTTACAGAAACTAATAGCTGATGCAGAAGAAACCACTAAAGATTTCACAAACTTTCAACTAATTGTCGCGGTTAGTTACAGTGGTAAATACGACATCATACAAGCGTGCAAGAACATTGCTCAGAAAGTGAAAGACGGTGATGTTGAAGTAGAAGAGATCGATGAAACATTGATTGAACAAGAACTCGAGACTAACTGTACTGAGTATCCTTACCCTGACCTGTTAATAAGAACTAGTGGTGAGTTGAGGGTCAGTAATTTCTTGCTTTGGCAATTGGCTTACACTGAGCTGTTTTTTGTGAGGGCTCTTTGGCCTGATTTTGGAGAAGATGAGTTTGTCGAGGCTTTGAGGTCGTTTCAGCAAAGAAATAGACGTTATGGTGGCCGAGATTTACAGGAATCAAGTGCTGCTAATcgataa